The genomic stretch taatataattgttaGAGGGAAAATTTTGAATCTTGCAGAATGTTGGCAGCTTGTGTGTAGTGGCAGACAAGATAGTACGCAACGTTTGTCCTTTTCTTGGTATGGAGCGAAATATCCGCTTATACCTTGTACTTTTGTACTACAGTATAAGGTTAACTTATTCTTTTTGAACTTTAGAGGCTCacaacatgagttggaagaaaaagaatgaactttGAATTCTTTAGAACTTCAAGTCTTCTGCAGCAAAAGCAATACAAACTCAACAAGCAACCTCTTATTATGTTGAGAGAAGTTCAGACAAGCATGCTAAAGCATTGTACCATATCCTTGGAACCATAGCTTTTATgtttcttcatgaagaagcaaaagGACACAACTCTCACATGTGATCTCTAAGTTATGAGATTCCTTCACCCACAAACCCTAACTTATGCCTATAAGTAGAGAGCAAGGCTCACGGCATCAAACACACCATAATTCTCCTAGTCACCCCCTCACTTGAGATTCTCATTTTTACATCTTTGCATTTTTAGAACAATTTTGAGTTGTAGAAGTTCTGAGTGTCAACCAATCATTCCAATAGCTTCCATACATCATTTGTGAGTTATTCATCACCAACACCACCCTCAGAAACATCCCAAACCAAAAATCACCATTAAACCTCCATTAAAGACCTCTTTGAAGCCTTAACCTTCAAATTTTCACCAAACTCACACATTGACCAAACTAATCATCCATACACCTTCTATATACCATATAGAGACTATCtaaatcatcaaacaacttctataACACCTAGAATCCAAAACTCCAATTCAAATTTCTTATTTTGCAGGTACCATCGGGTTCTGAGTTCCAAAGGTGTTGAGGTCCAAGTGAGTATTCATTTAGCTTCCCTAAGGCAcaaggaagctatccagatccTTAAACAAGTTCTGTAACTCCTCTATTGTTGGATtcaatctccattttcagaggtaacaAGCTCAAATTCGAGCTCATTCATTTAAGCATCATTCTGAATAAAATTTGATACAAATCCACTCAGCAAAATGTAGGGATTAATAGACCTAAAGTTTTAGGGATTGATTGTTAAAATTAAGCATTTAATTTTATAAGTTAGAATTAGGGTTCATATGGTTTTGAATGAAATTCTTAAGTTTCAGTATGAATTAATGCATGATAGCCACATGGTTGAATTCCTGATGAAATTTCAAGCAACTTCCATGTTTACATTTTTgtaaatggttgagaaatgagggagTTGAGTTTCACCCATGgaggttttgttgttgttgttgctacgaagaagatgatgatggccATGGCGCCATTTCTTCAGTTTCAAAAATGTGTTCATTTTATGTTTAATACTGCGTGTTCCACTAACGACTACATCGTTTGGCTAAGTTGGTTGTGTGTGTATGTGCAGTGCGTGTCCCTAAGAGCGAAGGTTTGATCCTCCCTTTTGACacttttattttctgcttttattttgaaaCCAATTATAACTTGTTTTCACTTATATTAAACTAGATTCATTTTATTATCAACCATGACGCGTGGGTTGAGTGGTAAGGTTTTGGGTTTGCTATCTAAGGGGCCTAAGTTCAAACCTTTTTGGAGATAAAACTTTCTTTTTTATCTCTTACTTATTTTGCTTTTTATTTAAACtttgataatttatttaaaatagcaaactTAATTATTTTGACTTGGAATTTTTTGTACTTCTTATTTACCTTGTCGATTTTTataatatgattaaaaaattcaaaaatatttattgtttcatcatttaaaaattaaatcaaaacaaGTTCTTTTACatgtttaaaaatacaaaaaaaaatcatttttttttgatattttcaccaagtaagatcttgtattttttatgtgaattattttagggttagatTAATATTTCCTTGACTATACCATGAACCCTTAGACCAATTCTCCTTTAGAATTTGGTActttaatcattaaaaatcaattaggtttaaatgtggttctaaaaccctaattttcaaaatcctaatttgaaaTCCATGATCTTTAGCCTCACCTTGTTAAATATGACTTGTTGCTTTGGTCATTGTCTTTGTTTatatacatatacttgttgatttttatcctTGTACACTTGTACTTTATTCATtgtattatcattgtatatatatttttgtttactaaccacatgcatgagatatttatccatccatcatattcattcatacatgaaatgattccCAAGGTATAAACATTTGCTTATCCATTATCATTTGAGTTTACATTGAtctctttgttatactcacttgtttgcttttgtgacacatgttatcacacacacacacttgaggtatttattgcttaagttgttgttgaaatactcaaaggaatgggaatgctattgactaaaattgtcgaggtactcaatctcttttctAAATCTCTCTTATCTTTgtacttagtattgttaaagctttgcaccccacttgttttgaaaatggttttgtattgttaaagctcaaccctttttaaaatcaaccttggttttgtattgttaaagctcaaatAACCTTCTttcaaaccttggtactaagaggagcatTATTCCTGGTAAAACTGTTCTTAGACCATCtggccttgtattgttaaagcttgactctttttattaaaacttgttaagtattgttaaagcataacattttaaaaactcgttgagtattgttaaagctcaacatctAAAAATGTTTTGCCACTTAGctcttttatttcccttttaagggaaactacaaaagctctgactttcctatagtaaaaggggtatgtaggcctaatatgcgatgtcttatcgagctcacttttaaaaccttCTTTTCTCATCTCCCCACTTTATTTAAACAAAACCAAAACACAAAGgcattttataataacaaaaacagtaataacaatattttcaaagaggttcctatggagtaccatagatgtgaggggttCTTAAAATCTCCCCCTTGCATAACAACCCCCCGTATCCAAATCTCTgataattttattagttttgattttaaaaaaaaacttatgtgagttttattcgctctttctcccatttcctttggaaacaataaagcgcggtggcgactctgtttaaaatatatgagctaagtcaattcaatagctttagtctcacaaatttcaccgctacacacCGGCAACCACACTGATGAACACCGACGATAAATTCATCACAGAAAATCATAATTATTGTCATTTGTGTTTCAGCTCAGACCACCATCACCCAACAAAAATGCAAATCATCCAAAAAATTACTCTTAGGAGCCATCTCTTCATGATCTATTAATTTCACACAAAAAATGTTAAAATGAAGGAGAGGCAGAACTTTAGATCTGAGAAATTAGGAAGAGAAGTAAGAGAAAAGGGACGAGAAAGGGGGAAAGAGTGTCAAAGAGAAGTGAGTTTTAGAGAAATGGGAAAGGGTGTAGAACGGTGATGTCGATTATCTTCTCGAACAGTCTCTCCATTTTCGTCGTGTTTGCAAACACTGATTGTTTTCGATTTGTTGAATGCTCACAAAGATAAGCTTGTAGAGAGGAATGATAATTTCCAGAGTTTCAAATATGAAAGGAAGTGAGATAGAGAGTAGGTCAGTATGATAGAAGAAGAAAGATGTGTTGAAGTGGCATATGGGAACTGTGCAAAGCAGATGTAAGTGTAATTGCTTTTGGAGGAAGAGTTAGCTGTATGGAACAATTTAGTTGCATTTCAACCATTCAGTTGTATAGTTATGGTAGGGGCACCAAATGACCAATTTTTCACAAAAACAACTAACGTGTATATCAAAGAAGCTGGGGTAATATTGTTTTTTCCAGAGGTATCAACTTTTTTATATGGTAGATAACATTGAGAGCAAAGTGATTTAAAGCCATTTTAATATCATAATATGTGGTGGAGTTAGTCTAAATTTATATAAAGAAGAATAACCAAAAAATTTGAGGGAAATACGTGGTGAAGTACATTGAAATATTTAGagagaaatttgaagaaaaaaaattgaatgaagTTTAAGATAGTTAATGATATATTGGagagaaaaaaattaagtgtATCCTAATTTTGCCGAGAGAGGAAAAAAGAATGGTGGATTTTAATTTGATAGGAGAAAAAAAAGGATGatgagtaaaaaaaataaatagtataatGACTTTAttcaagagaaagaaaataataataataataataataataataataataatgtgaatttaaattttatattttaaattaagaagttttttattaatagtgataaattaaaaaatacaatatattttttattgattaaataaCTACCATTTAAATATTCTATTATCAAATTAGGATTAATTtagtataaaaaaattaacaatatttttttcaaaatagagTGGATTAGTGTTTCAGGAGAATAAAAAAATGCGTTAGTTTGCAGAGAGAAAATAATaaagtgaattttattttttaattttaaaatatgatttttttttatcaaaaaataacTCAAGTGTTACATTTATTGCCCTGAATCCGTattgatatatttatatttaagtaAGTTTTCGTTCAATGCTAGCATTCAAATGTCATTCGTTTGTCACCAAACATATGAGTTTTCTTTTAGAAACTTTATCTTATTTTGTTATCAAATCACTGTCGGActcttttgaaaaacaaactcAACAAATAGTCACATAAGAGAGTTCCTACACATTCAGCtcttgtttcttttctcttcatCTTCAGTAAATCGATGCTCTTTGTTAAACAAGGCTTCTGCTCATTCTTCGTTGCATTCTTTATTCTTCGTTCCCAAATTTTTCATCCAAAATCAAATTGGTTCAATCTTCGTTTTCGTTCCCAAATTTTCATCGATCTGGGAAATTCTATTCGAATTTTTAGGTTTGAGGTTGTTCGATTGAAATTCATTGCAACATGGATGTTGTTGATTCGTGAGATGTTGAATTTTGTAGATTTTGAAATTCTGTTCTAGATCGATTGCTGTTGTTCAATGGCGTCGGCTCAGGTGCTGCCGAACAACTCTGCTTCGTCTCGGAAGCAAGAGCATCTGGAAGATGGCAAGCGTCGGGTAtgtgtttgattttgattttgttcgAGATTCTGATTATAGAATTAGGGTTAGTAGTTTTGTGATTGTTTATGTTATGCATTGTTGTGTTctgtttgttattgttttatgAAACTGTGAGATAGAAATTAGTGGAAGCTGCAAGGAAGAGGAATTTTGAATGGACAGTATTCAATTATGTGGTGTTTGCTGCCTTTGAGGCCTGAACATATTGAATGGAAATGAAAGTCTGTTGGAAGGAACTAGGTCTAGGTCATATAGTTGATAATTGCATGAGGATAGTTTCCTTTCGGTTACCGAGTTTCTGTAACATTTTTATGTTGGTGTTTAGAATAAATGAACAAGAAAAGAGAAAGTTTTGGTATTTGGATTTTGTCGGCTTTCGCgttgagttttgaaaaaaaactgttATCTCTAAATTAATCTATTCTGATAGTTTATGCCTTTTAGCGTTATTAATTTGTTATGTTTTGGATGTAAAAATTTGTCATACACGTGAGTTTCAATTTTCAAAGTcatgttttccttttttttttcatggtgagttctatattctattattgttttcctttttttgtttCATGGTGAGTTCTATATGAATTTCATTCTATATTTATCTAAATAAGAGACAGACAATATTCCTACAATATTTAAAGCTAGAATAGTCTTTATTTTTTATAGTCGGCGACAAAGCATAGACAAtgttaatttttcataatttatatcATTCAATTCAATACTTCAACTTGCTTTCTTGAAAAGGTGGAATCACTACTTTTCAAGTGAAGAAAATGCAAATTTGAATCATTACTTTTCCCTTAGACTTAAAGTATGGAACCTTTTTGTTCTTTATCTTCTGTGAAAGCATGATGATTTTAAAATACATATCCTAtctgtaaagatgagaagatgagTTGGCTTAACAGATCAAATAAATGGAATAACccaagttattttattttagctTCAAGTGTATAAGAATATATTCTTAGTTGATTTTCAGATTGTGTAAATAAAATGAATCAAAGATGGTGCATACATTTCATTTTCAACTTGGCATAAAAAATTCCTTCAAAATATTGAGAAAATAATAGATATGTTATCTATAGTTTCATATCTATTATTTGTGGTTGAGAGAATTTTTCATTCTATTTATCTTCTTTTAGGTAgaattttttgacaaaaaataaattatcaaattTATCTTCTTTTAGAATATGACATGGTTTGATTTACATGTAAAAGTTATAAGATAAGGTGTAGCAGCATCTGGGGATTTGATCGAAATCTCGGAATATAATCAAATATAGACTTTAGGACGAAAGTCCAATTATTAATCTTTCTTTGTTCTTCTTCATTATCTACAACTTTTACTGTATGAAAGTTCTTTTGTTAATGGTGGAGGTTGTTTGAGAATAGCATAACATCATACTTTTACTGTACGAAAGTTTCGTATCAACATGATCGAGTTGACAGACCTCATATTTTCTGTGAATATATTATTGATATCagtttgtgtttgttgcattGCAGAAGCACTTTCTGATTTATCGGTCCAAAATCAAGGTTCGGTATCTTCGATGTCTTCTGGTGAAGCGGTTCAGAATTTCAAGTAATTAGAAGATTTTGTTTATATCTTGTTCTTGTTGCAATATCTGTGACTGGATTAACAGTTAGAGTTATTTGCTTGTGATTTTAATCAGAGTTTTCGCTGCAACGTGGAGTGTTGGTGGTCAATGCCCCAGCGGGAACCTTGATCTTAGCGATTTTCTTCAGGTACATTGGTATTTGTAGCTGATAAATGATTTGGTCATTGGGGATATCTGTAATCTATAGGATTGGTGCAAATGTCTTGAAAGACAGATGTAGTTTCTTCTAAGCCCCGTGTTAGTGAGTTTCTAATTTGTTTTAGTTGTAACTTTGGCATTAGACATGCTCTGATTTGGATTTAAATTGCTACTTTGTGTTTGATTTGGAGTATCATAGTTGTGTAACAGGGCAATTATCAGGTGCAATTGTTTGCATAGAAGTGGAGGAAATGATCCTTGTCATATCAAAGGAATCATTTACATGATTTCCTTTGGTATCTTGGAAATCTTTCTGTCCCAAATTCCAGAGTTGGACAGACAATGGTGGTTCTTTGGATTTGCGGCAGTAATGTCATTCACTTACTCAATCATTGGCCTTGGCCTTGGTGTGAGTAAACTTATAGGTATTTCTACCTTTTCTTTTTGCAATTTTGATTAATTAGAGTATTTGGATTGATTCATTAGATactgattttgatttgaatttgtacaCAGAAAACAATGGTGATATCCAAGGAAGCTTGAGTGGAATTGATGTGATACCAAGCCAAAAATTTTGGACAGTTTTTGCTGCTATTGGTAACATTGCATTTGGATATTCCTACTTCATAATTCTTGTAGAAATTCAGGTAATCTTAAGAAACAAAAAATTTTTGCGACACTCTTATTAATATCATGTTAAATTAAAGTTTTTGTTGTTATTATGACAGGAGAAAATCAAATCCCCTCCACCACAATCAAAATCAGTCAAGAATGCTATGTTAATCACGGTTGCCGTGACAACAATGTTCTACTTGGTGTGAAATCAGTAATCATGGCAGCAAAACAAGTCACTGTAGCTGCTATAGAAACAAGTAGAAAAACAGCACTGAGCATCCTGAGAAAGATCCATTTCTTACACCATTTTTGGATTTTCTCCTCACCAATGTAGATTTCCAAAGGAAAATACATATTTAAAGGCCAAAACACCAATGCTCCAATCAGTCCCCCAACATCATTGAAGAAGGGGAAGATAGTTGGTAGTAAGGTTGTCACTACCACAAAACTTGTTCTCGAAACCAATCGGAAGCGGTTGATTCTCAAAGGAGACGTCATTGTTGGGATTGAAATTTTAACTTCTGCATTGATAAATGCATTGTGCGGGAATAGTCGAGCCGTCGTTTCCTCCACGGCTGAGAAAATCGGCTGAGAGAATGTCTGATAAGCCCCAGCTAAATGCAATAAGATTGGACATAGCCAATGCTGCAATCTTATTGCATTTAGCTGGGGCTTATCAGACATTCTCTCAGCCGATTTTCTCAGCCGTGGAGAAAACGGTGGCTCGACTATTCCCGCACAATGGATTTATCAATGCAGAAGTTAGAATTTCAATCCCAACAATGATGTCTCATTTGAGAATCAACCGTTTCCGATTGGTTTCAAGAACAAGTTTTGTGGTAGTGACAACCTTACTATCAACTATCTTCCCCTTCTTCAATGATGATGGGAGACTGATTGGAGCATTGGTGTTTTGGCCTTTAAATATGTATTTTCCTTTGGAAATCTATATTGTTGAGGAGAAAATCCAAAAATGGTGTAAAAAATTGATCTTTCTCAAGATGCTCAGtgctgtttttctactttttttctaTAGCAGCTACAGTGGCTTGTTTTGCTGCCATTATTACTGATTTCATGGTTTACAAACCATTTAGTTTTTCCATATAAATTCAAATATTAGTTGTTTAATGTATGATTAAGTAGTTTCTCATTTGGTATGAGGTATCTCTGTATGATTATTATTGTAATGGTGTATGAAGTTGGTTGTATAATTAAGCAGTTTATTGTGGTTTGAATCAATATATGGATGTAATTTCAGGCCTGTGTGGCTGCAATTCTAATGGAATTTATAGTTTGGCTTGTTGATATACATGttgcttttgtttttttatatttcatgTGGATTAAATAAGGTTTGGTGTGATGGTTTAGTTTGTGTTGCTGCAATTTCTTATCAGTGTCTGCAGTTTATCTCAATGCTAGCTGTTGTTACTTTCCGTGTCCTTTGTAGTGGTTTGGTCATGTATAGATGCTGCAATTCTTGTATCATCAAACATCAGTGCGGTGGCCGGCGTGGAGGGGAAATATCTTCCTTCATTGACTGGTACGGTTGCGACTGTGGATCAATGCCATATCTTCCGTCATTGATTGGTTCGGCTGCGACTGTGGATCAGTGCCGTCTGTTTTGGATTGTTAGGCTAGAAAATTTGACAGGTGCAGGGTGATTTCTTCATTCAATCAAGCTTTGCATTTGGTTTCCAAGTCAGGGTgagatttttaatataatattctgTGTGTGATGGTTTAGTTTGTGTTGGTCATGTATAGATGCTGACATTCTTTTATCATCAAACATCGGTGCCGTGGTCGGCTCGGCTGCGACTGTGGATCAGTGTCGTCTGTTTTGGATTGTTTGGCTAGAAAATTTGGCAGGTGCAGGGATTTCTTCATTCAATCAGGCTTTGCATTTGGTTTCCAAGTCAGGTGAGGTGTGATGGTTTAGTTTGTGTTGGTCAATCAGGCTTTATTTGGTGTGATGGTTTAGTTTGTGTTGGTCATGTATAGATGTTGCCATTCTTTTTATCATCAAACATTGGTGTCGTGGTCGGCGTGGAGGGGAAATATCTTCCGTCATTGATTGGTCTTTGGCTAGAAGATTTGGCAGGTGCAGGGTGATTTCTTCGTTCAGGCTTTGCATTTGGTTTCCAAGTCAGTTTTGCAATATATTGCAAAGGTCTAAGTATAATATTGGCAAATCATTTGTGATTGGAATTTAGGCGTGTTATTAATTTGTTTAGGAAATCAATATATGATCTTGCTTTTTTGGTTTTGGCATCTCTTATGCATAAGTTTCTTATTGCATATATTTTCTTTGCTATGTCAAAAAATATACATTTGGATGTTagtgaataataattaaatttcttAAGGGGAAATTTCACAGTCACTTAGGTCGTAAACTTTACAAGAGACATTTAGTAATCGTTTCAATTTGCTTAACTTTATTAGAGACATTCAGCAATTATTTCAGTTAGCTCATAAATTTTAGTTTTATAAACACTAAAGTTAGTTTGAAATAAAAAGATGTGGGATTTTTTTTATTACTTGAGCAATTTTTATGATGTGAGCAGCAACATTGCAACTCTCCTGTAATGAACTAATACTCTGTTGCAAAGATTAATTGTTAAGGATTGGATAAAAACATCTAGAAAATGCATAACATAACTACACAAGGTCTGGATAAAACATCAAGAACATGCAGCAGTTGCATGAGGATTGTCGTTTTTAATTAAGATAATTTGACAACCAAAATGTATCAGAACCAGTACCAGCATAAAAACCAATTGATGAGAATAACAATGACTCTCAAATGAACACATATATCAAGAAAACTCATTGAAACTAACACATTCAAAGGGGAAGAACTCAAATTCGTGTTACAAGACTTTAAGCCTTGGAAAAACTCAAACGGCATATGAAAATAACAGGAAAGGAGGACTAAGCGAACCTTGAAGCATTAATTTCCCCTATGCATTTGTTTTCCTCTAGGAAATCATTTTACCTAATATTTCATACATAACTATTCTTGCATTATATATTTCTTTCTTGTGTTATATCATACACACGGAAGATGAGAggatgaaaattaaaataaacaaaaaaaaagataatacacggaagaagagaggatgaaaattaaaataaacaaaaaaaagataATTCTCTTCAGATGAAGGCCAAATTCAGAGACTGTTACTCATGGCTAAGATATTCGCCCAATTCAACAAATTTTGATAATGACTCGGGCCAATTCACTTCAGATAGTCTAAATTCAGAGATTGATGAGCTTCAACAATACATAAAGtccatat from Vicia villosa cultivar HV-30 ecotype Madison, WI linkage group LG4, Vvil1.0, whole genome shotgun sequence encodes the following:
- the LOC131595760 gene encoding amino acid permease 3-like isoform X1, which produces MASAQVLPNNSASSRKQEHLEDGKRRKHFLIYRSKIKVRYLRCLLVKRFRISKFSLQRGVLVVNAPAGTLILAIFFRAIIRCNCLHRSGGNDPCHIKGIIYMISFGILEIFLSQIPELDRQWWFFGFAAVMSFTYSIIGLGLGVSKLIENNGDIQGSLSGIDVIPSQKFWTVFAAIGNIAFGYSYFIILVEIQEKIKSPPPQSKSVKNAMLITVAVTTMFYLV
- the LOC131595760 gene encoding amino acid permease 3-like isoform X3, which codes for MSSGEAVQNFKVFAATWSVGGQCPSGNLDLSDFLQLCNRAIIRCNCLHRSGGNDPCHIKGIIYMISFGILEIFLSQIPELDRQWWFFGFAAVMSFTYSIIGLGLGVSKLIENNGDIQGSLSGIDVIPSQKFWTVFAAIGNIAFGYSYFIILVEIQEKIKSPPPQSKSVKNAMLITVAVTTMFYLV
- the LOC131595760 gene encoding amino acid permease 3-like isoform X2, whose product is MASAQVLPNNSASSRKQEHLEDGKRRKHFLIYRSKIKVRYLRCLLVKRFRISKFSLQRGVLVVNAPAGTLILAIFFRCNCLHRSGGNDPCHIKGIIYMISFGILEIFLSQIPELDRQWWFFGFAAVMSFTYSIIGLGLGVSKLIENNGDIQGSLSGIDVIPSQKFWTVFAAIGNIAFGYSYFIILVEIQEKIKSPPPQSKSVKNAMLITVAVTTMFYLV